One stretch of Legionella birminghamensis DNA includes these proteins:
- a CDS encoding exopolysaccharide biosynthesis protein, whose protein sequence is MKNDLKQSRPVKKARAKESVSRLLRKIVLLHRHEKSISFGELIKSMGERAFGLITVLFALPSGLPIAVIPGFSFVFGLPIVFIALHLLIGRKSLWLPARLAGQTVDIQTLEKMLAKTRPYLLFVERLLKPRLLFFSSNIAEHVHGILLLFMSLLLLLPIPFSNFIFASLIICLGLGLIEKDGLLILLAYLGFIVYAIFLNQVIEQLWALFV, encoded by the coding sequence TTGAAAAATGATTTGAAACAATCAAGGCCAGTAAAAAAAGCCAGGGCAAAGGAGTCGGTTTCACGGTTATTGCGAAAAATTGTGTTGCTTCATCGCCACGAGAAGTCGATCAGTTTTGGTGAGTTGATTAAATCCATGGGAGAGCGGGCATTCGGTTTAATCACAGTCCTGTTTGCTTTGCCGAGCGGTTTGCCAATCGCAGTAATTCCCGGTTTTTCATTTGTTTTTGGGTTGCCGATTGTTTTTATTGCGCTGCATTTGCTGATTGGCAGGAAAAGCCTGTGGCTGCCTGCACGCCTGGCCGGGCAAACCGTTGATATTCAGACACTTGAAAAAATGTTGGCAAAGACAAGGCCTTACTTATTGTTTGTTGAACGTTTGCTAAAACCCCGGCTGTTATTTTTTTCCTCCAACATCGCTGAGCATGTTCACGGTATCCTTTTGCTGTTTATGAGCCTGCTATTATTGCTGCCGATCCCTTTTAGCAATTTTATATTTGCCAGTCTTATTATTTGTTTAGGTTTGGGGCTGATTGAAAAAGACGGCCTGCTAATCCTGCTGGCTTATCTTGGATTTATTGTTTATGCCATTTTTCTTAATCAGGTGATTGAACAGCTGTGGGCACTGTTCGTTTGA
- a CDS encoding branched-chain amino acid transport system II carrier protein has protein sequence MQNYKSIFIYGFAIFVMFFGSGNLVFPLQIGFAGENNWLLGFAGLLLTGIFLPLMGLFVIKLYQGSYQRFFSEAGKTAGVLLPLIMLALLGSFGVVPRCITVAYGSVNFLFPQISLLPFSLIFCLITFFFCLNDRVMVKLLGKWMSPVLLLTLIALIGIAIWKSPETGGDIAGAKAFSNGFVTGYQTMDLFASFFFSALIFQQIQQQFPNASSREILRFAIKPSIIGAGLLAIIYLGLVYLGAHYANLIGNISPELMLPAIASTAMGDKATLFMGITMFFSCLTTAVALNNLFARYLSTLFRQEEKFPLFLCFTSLTAFAVSLLDFKGIAAFLAPILQLTYPAVIVLTALCLLLRGRQRVKMLVFYLITALVGGLASLHLVNIG, from the coding sequence ATGCAAAATTACAAATCAATTTTTATTTATGGATTTGCCATCTTTGTTATGTTTTTTGGTTCAGGCAACCTGGTGTTCCCGCTGCAAATTGGTTTTGCCGGTGAAAATAACTGGTTGCTAGGATTTGCCGGACTTTTACTAACAGGCATTTTTTTGCCGCTCATGGGCTTATTTGTCATCAAGCTCTATCAAGGCAGCTACCAGCGCTTTTTTTCAGAAGCCGGAAAGACTGCGGGCGTGCTTCTACCGCTAATCATGCTGGCCTTACTAGGGTCGTTTGGCGTAGTTCCTCGCTGTATCACGGTAGCCTATGGTAGTGTCAATTTCCTGTTCCCGCAGATTTCGCTTTTACCCTTCAGCCTGATTTTCTGCCTAATCACCTTCTTTTTCTGCCTTAATGATCGGGTAATGGTCAAATTATTGGGCAAATGGATGAGTCCTGTTTTGTTATTGACGCTTATTGCGTTAATCGGAATAGCGATATGGAAATCGCCGGAAACCGGAGGCGACATTGCCGGGGCAAAGGCATTTAGCAATGGCTTTGTCACTGGTTATCAGACCATGGATTTGTTCGCTTCTTTTTTCTTTTCTGCCCTGATATTTCAACAAATTCAACAGCAATTTCCCAACGCCTCTTCGCGTGAAATTCTTCGCTTTGCAATTAAGCCCAGCATCATTGGCGCGGGCTTGCTGGCAATCATTTATTTAGGGCTAGTGTATTTGGGTGCCCATTATGCAAATCTGATTGGCAATATCTCTCCCGAATTAATGCTGCCGGCCATTGCCTCGACTGCAATGGGTGATAAAGCGACTTTATTCATGGGTATTACAATGTTTTTCTCATGCCTGACTACGGCAGTGGCCTTGAATAATCTGTTTGCGCGTTACCTTTCTACCCTGTTCAGGCAGGAAGAAAAATTTCCGCTGTTTCTCTGTTTCACCAGCTTGACGGCTTTTGCGGTTTCTTTATTGGATTTCAAGGGAATTGCTGCTTTTCTTGCCCCAATTCTTCAGCTAACCTATCCCGCAGTCATTGTGCTGACCGCTTTATGCCTCCTGTTGCGCGGCCGTCAGCGAGTGAAGATGCTGGTATTTTATTTAATCACCGCATTGGTCGGCGGGCTCGCTTCTCTGCATTTGGTTAATATTGGTTGA
- a CDS encoding ATP-dependent zinc protease family protein has product MRSWFFSVLMSILMSGYSMAAEKKIVYGYVEKALLVDKNLLVSAKLDTGAKSASLSAINIQPLIKDGKQYLQFTVPSKQGNVDFIAEYLGKVRIKVRAGEHLAGKIEPIRRPVVLVRIRMGNVEQNIPVNLTNRKRFIYPLLLGRDAINAFSGLVDPSAAFKIKMGKVGKDEV; this is encoded by the coding sequence ATGAGATCGTGGTTCTTCAGTGTGTTGATGTCTATCTTAATGTCAGGTTATTCCATGGCGGCTGAAAAGAAAATTGTGTATGGCTATGTTGAAAAAGCCCTTCTGGTTGATAAAAATCTCCTCGTATCTGCCAAACTAGACACGGGAGCAAAATCAGCTTCATTAAGTGCAATTAACATTCAACCGCTTATTAAGGATGGTAAACAATATCTGCAATTCACAGTTCCCAGCAAGCAGGGAAATGTTGATTTTATCGCTGAATATCTGGGCAAGGTCAGAATTAAAGTCAGGGCTGGTGAGCATCTTGCCGGTAAAATAGAGCCTATCAGGCGGCCAGTCGTATTGGTGCGTATTCGTATGGGGAATGTGGAGCAAAACATTCCGGTTAATCTGACTAATCGAAAACGATTCATTTATCCGCTTCTTTTGGGTAGAGATGCCATCAACGCTTTTTCCGGTCTGGTTGATCCGTCCGCAGCGTTTAAAATAAAAATGGGTAAAGTAGGAAAAGATGAAGTCTAG
- a CDS encoding inactive transglutaminase family protein — translation MKSRQRHVYGLILFLFLLGTGLFLYRHFILDVPLTDTETVNSWMVEANLRFTADKNTPVKASFIIPYLPPYYAILDEYFVSHNYGVTTNLKGYNRQTVWSLRRGHGAQSLYYRAIFRETDNNDSILPKPPMVKAQALDETQKSAVDTISNIVRPTSADIQTFAQETVKELNKKDGNAKLLVGTDFTEDSLIKAAILILNQAKIYAMPVKGIYLNQQNRAEFKLFMAVYNDKEWFYINPRTGGTGLPKNFLVWQYGSEPLFEVNGGKKPSFSLTVSPTPINALSIAKSRGLQTDSQMLRFSLLQLPVNVQETYKILLTVPIGAFIILLLRNFVGLKTFGTFMPVLIALAFRETHVIWGILLFVFIVSFGLLARFYLDQLKLLLVPRLAAILTVVIMLMIFVSVMSQNLGLESGLSVALFPMVILTMTIERMCITWDERGASEAIRAGAGSLIAAVIAFGAMNYPPVQYLVFAFPELLLVLLALILLFGQYRGYRLFELFRFKVLAGEH, via the coding sequence ATGAAGTCTAGGCAACGCCATGTGTATGGTTTAATTCTCTTTTTATTTCTATTAGGAACGGGTCTTTTTCTGTATAGGCATTTTATTCTCGATGTGCCCTTAACGGATACTGAAACGGTTAACAGTTGGATGGTTGAAGCCAATCTGCGCTTTACGGCAGACAAAAACACGCCCGTGAAGGCGAGTTTTATTATTCCTTACTTGCCGCCATATTATGCCATTCTCGATGAATATTTTGTTTCTCATAATTACGGGGTAACCACCAATTTAAAAGGCTATAACCGCCAGACGGTCTGGTCGCTCCGCCGCGGGCATGGTGCACAGTCCTTGTATTATCGTGCCATTTTCCGCGAAACAGATAATAATGACTCCATTTTGCCCAAGCCCCCCATGGTCAAGGCACAAGCACTGGACGAAACTCAAAAATCAGCAGTAGATACCATTTCGAATATTGTTCGCCCCACCTCTGCAGATATTCAGACATTTGCTCAGGAAACTGTAAAAGAACTTAATAAGAAAGATGGCAATGCCAAATTACTGGTGGGTACTGATTTTACCGAGGACAGCCTGATTAAAGCAGCCATTCTGATTCTGAACCAGGCAAAGATTTATGCGATGCCGGTAAAGGGAATATACCTTAACCAGCAAAATCGGGCCGAATTTAAATTATTCATGGCGGTTTATAATGACAAGGAATGGTTTTACATCAATCCGCGCACTGGCGGAACCGGATTACCAAAAAACTTTTTAGTCTGGCAATATGGTTCAGAACCCTTATTTGAAGTGAATGGCGGTAAAAAGCCCAGTTTTAGTCTCACCGTTTCACCCACGCCGATTAATGCCTTATCCATTGCCAAAAGCCGCGGTTTGCAAACAGATTCTCAAATGCTGCGCTTTTCTTTGCTGCAACTACCGGTTAATGTGCAGGAAACTTATAAAATTTTACTGACTGTGCCTATTGGGGCATTCATTATTTTGTTGTTGCGTAATTTTGTTGGCTTGAAAACCTTTGGTACCTTCATGCCTGTTTTAATTGCCTTGGCCTTTCGTGAAACCCATGTAATTTGGGGGATCCTTCTCTTTGTATTTATCGTCTCCTTTGGTTTACTGGCGCGTTTCTATCTGGATCAGCTCAAATTGTTGCTAGTGCCGCGCCTCGCCGCGATTCTTACCGTGGTGATTATGCTAATGATTTTCGTCAGCGTTATGAGCCAGAACCTCGGCCTTGAGTCGGGTTTGTCGGTTGCTTTATTCCCCATGGTTATTCTAACCATGACCATTGAACGAATGTGCATTACCTGGGATGAACGAGGCGCTTCTGAAGCAATAAGAGCCGGGGCGGGAAGCCTGATAGCAGCAGTCATTGCCTTTGGTGCGATGAACTACCCGCCAGTGCAATACCTTGTCTTTGCATTCCCTGAGTTGCTGCTGGTACTGCTGGCTTTGATTTTACTCTTTGGCCAATATCGCGGATACCGCCTATTTGAGTTATTTCGCTTCAAGGTATTGGCTGGGGAACACTAA
- a CDS encoding alpha-L-glutamate ligase-like protein: MFGIYRRLKRKHVLSINQRNSDFVLKYNDRKRYPLVDDKLKTKRLAVAAGIAVPQLYEIIETEHQIKQLDSILAPYKDFVIKPAHGAGGDGILVITDRVFGRYRQINGKLLTNQEMDYHLSCLLSGAYSLGGHADYAIVEHRVVVDPVFKEVSYEGIPDIRIITLLGYPAMAMVRLPTRQSGGKANLHQGAIGAGINLGTGKTLGGVFHNDAIDFHPDTLMPIVGIEVPYWQKILEIAASCYELTGLGYLGVDIVLDKDHGPLMLELNARPGLNIQIANREGGLHRYRTIEARADACQESVEERVKFSRQMFLR; encoded by the coding sequence ATGTTTGGGATTTACCGGCGGCTTAAGCGCAAGCATGTACTGAGCATCAATCAGCGTAACAGCGATTTTGTCCTTAAGTATAATGATAGAAAGCGCTACCCGCTGGTCGATGATAAACTGAAAACCAAGCGTTTGGCGGTGGCTGCAGGCATTGCCGTCCCCCAGCTTTATGAAATCATTGAAACCGAGCATCAAATCAAACAGCTTGATTCCATTCTCGCACCGTATAAGGATTTTGTGATTAAACCTGCCCATGGCGCTGGAGGGGACGGAATTCTGGTTATTACCGACCGGGTTTTTGGTCGTTACCGGCAAATTAACGGCAAGCTGCTCACAAATCAGGAAATGGATTATCATCTGTCCTGTTTGCTTTCCGGCGCCTATAGTCTGGGAGGCCATGCGGATTATGCGATTGTTGAACACCGTGTGGTTGTGGATCCCGTTTTTAAAGAAGTTAGTTATGAAGGGATCCCGGATATCCGCATAATTACCTTGCTGGGGTATCCGGCAATGGCTATGGTACGCCTGCCAACCCGTCAATCGGGTGGAAAAGCCAATTTACATCAGGGCGCCATTGGCGCCGGCATCAATCTGGGTACAGGAAAAACCCTGGGCGGTGTGTTCCATAATGATGCTATTGACTTTCATCCCGACACCTTGATGCCTATTGTCGGCATTGAAGTGCCTTACTGGCAAAAGATCCTTGAAATTGCTGCCAGTTGCTATGAGCTGACTGGCCTGGGTTATCTTGGGGTTGATATTGTTCTTGATAAAGACCATGGCCCCTTAATGCTGGAGCTTAATGCCCGGCCGGGCTTGAATATTCAAATTGCCAATCGCGAAGGCGGTTTACATCGTTACCGCACAATTGAAGCCAGGGCGGATGCCTGTCAGGAATCAGTGGAAGAGCGGGTAAAGTTTAGCCGCCAGATGTTTTTGCGTTAA
- a CDS encoding C1 family peptidase, protein MKYAPLAAVSLLLSSTLAAQNVSIVGSITKEIPASSKARSLNATPPQEISLMKIELSEQGRNYLSQQIQNLSTQSKQFAPAGSSGQSAVNLGMNNTPVLNQGSHGSCVTFATTAAIDAALGKGDYVSQLCQLELGAYLADNGYSMSGWEGTWGRYLLGQIDSFGFVSKEKQKRFGCGGLTEYPTNNSNIGNPMSLESFHQLSEPLNDNQLTWTPVLDVFDAFTGNVDANRTLAEVKKALNAGDRVTFGVLLLDFDKGIMGAVGTTKQKFDTWVISPEIADDLNNNPEFGGHEMVIIGYDDNAVAVDDKKGSHRGLLKLRNSWGDRVGDRGDFYMSYDYFKLLVIEAQRIKKLK, encoded by the coding sequence ATGAAATATGCGCCGCTCGCTGCAGTCTCTCTGCTATTAAGCAGTACTTTAGCTGCCCAGAATGTGTCAATTGTAGGAAGCATCACCAAAGAAATACCCGCCAGCAGCAAGGCACGCAGCCTGAATGCAACTCCTCCGCAAGAAATCAGCTTGATGAAAATTGAATTATCGGAGCAGGGGAGAAACTACCTAAGCCAGCAGATTCAAAATTTATCGACACAGAGCAAACAGTTTGCTCCGGCTGGCTCCTCTGGACAGTCTGCTGTAAATCTGGGCATGAATAATACGCCTGTTTTAAATCAGGGCAGCCATGGAAGCTGTGTGACTTTCGCTACCACAGCGGCGATTGATGCGGCGTTGGGTAAAGGGGATTACGTCAGCCAATTATGCCAGCTTGAACTGGGCGCATATCTGGCAGATAACGGTTATAGCATGAGTGGTTGGGAGGGAACCTGGGGGCGTTATCTGCTGGGACAAATTGATAGCTTTGGCTTTGTAAGTAAAGAGAAGCAAAAGCGTTTCGGCTGTGGTGGATTAACCGAATATCCCACCAATAATTCCAACATTGGCAACCCCATGTCCCTGGAAAGCTTTCATCAATTAAGCGAACCCTTGAATGACAATCAGTTGACCTGGACACCTGTTCTGGATGTCTTTGATGCCTTTACCGGAAATGTGGATGCTAATCGTACTCTGGCTGAAGTGAAAAAAGCATTAAACGCAGGCGACCGCGTAACCTTTGGCGTTCTGTTGCTGGATTTTGACAAGGGAATCATGGGAGCCGTCGGTACTACTAAACAGAAATTCGATACTTGGGTAATTTCGCCTGAAATTGCCGATGATCTCAATAATAACCCTGAATTCGGCGGTCATGAAATGGTTATTATTGGTTACGACGATAATGCGGTTGCCGTTGACGACAAGAAAGGGAGCCATCGCGGATTATTGAAGTTGAGGAACTCCTGGGGCGATAGAGTCGGCGACAGGGGTGATTTTTATATGTCCTATGATTATTTCAAATTACTAGTCATTGAAGCGCAGCGTATTAAAAAACTGAAATAA